The Mesoterricola silvestris sequence AAGTTCGCCGACGCCATGGCCATGGTGCGCAACCTGGCCGCGGTCGCCCAGGGCCGCCCCAACCAGTTCGGCCTCAAGCTCTCCAACACCCTCGAGGTGGTGAACCACCGGCCCGTGTTCCCCGCCAACGAGAAGATGATGTACATGTCGGGGCGCTCCCTCCACCCCCTCACCCTCACCCTGGCCGACCTCGTCACGGAGGAGCTGGACGGCAAGGTGCCCATCAGCTTCTGCGGGGGGGCCGACGCCAACAACTTCCCCGACCTGGTGGCCGACGGCATGTATCCCGTCACGGTGTGCACCGACCTGCTCAAGCCCGGCGGCTACGCGCGGCTCCAGCAGTACCTGGTGAACCTGGAGGACGCCATGACCTCCACGGGCGCCGCGGATCTCCCGGGCTTCGTGAAGGCCGTCTCCGGCGGCCACGGGGCCCGCTTCAACCTGGCCCGCCACGCCATCCGCGCCGTGGGCGACGACACCTACACGCGCCGCGCCCGGCCCCTGGTCTTCAAGGGCGACCGCGCCCTGGGCTCCTTCGATTGCATCGCCGCGCCCTGCGCCGAGGCCTGCCCCACCCACCAGAACATCCCCGACTACATGTGGCTCGTGGCCCACGGCCGGCCCGGGGAGGCCATGGACGTCATCCTCCGCACCAACCCCCAGCCCGGCATCACCGGCAGCGTCTGCGACCACAAATGCACCGAGCGCTGCGTGCGCAATTTCTACGACTCCCCCCTGGCCATCCGCGAGATCAAGCGCTTCGCCTTCGAGAACGCCGCCCCCGCCGCGCCGGAGGCGGGCCCCGCCCGGGGCGTGAAGGTCGCCATCGTCGGCGCGGGCCCCGCGGGCCTTTCCGCGGGCTACTTCCTGGCCCGCCTGGGCTTCCAGGCCGAGATCTTCGAGGCCCGGCAGGAGATGGGCGGCATGGTCAGCGGCGTCATCCCCGGCTACCGGCTCACCAAGGAGACCCTGGAAGCCGATCTGGACCGGCTCCGGGCCCTGGGCGTCAAGTTCCACTTCGGCCAGGCCCTGGGCCGGGACATCAGCCTCGAGGGCCTGCGCAAGGACTTCCCCTTCGTCTTCCTGGGCGTGGGGGCCCAGAAGGGCAAGCGCCTGGGGATCCCCGGCGAGAACGCCCCCGGCGTCATGGATGCCCTGGAGTTCCTGGACAAGGTGCGCTCCGGCGCCCCCATGGACCTGGGCTCCAGGGTCCTGGTCATCGGCGGCGGCAACTCCGCCATGGACGCGGCGCGCAGCGCCCGGCGCCTGGTGAAGGACGGCGAAGTCACCCTGGTGTACCGCCGCACCCGGGCCCAGATGCCCGCCGACCCCGCGGAGGTGGAGGACTGCATCGAGGAGGGCATCGGCCTGCGCGACCTGGTGGCCCCCGATTCCGTGGAGATCACCGGCGGCAAGGTCACCGGCCTGGTGTGCGGGAAGATGAAGCTCGGGGAGCGCGACGCCTCCGGCCGCCCACGCCCCGTGCCCATCGAGGGCGCCTTCGAGACCCTCCCCGCCACCACCATCATCCCCGCCATCAGCCAGGAGCCGGTGCTGGACTTCCTGGAGGGCCTGGCGGTGCGCCGCAGGAAGGACGGCACCCTGGAGGTGGACGCCACCACCCGCGAGACCAGCCTCGAGGGCCTCTTCGCCGGCGGGGACGCGGTGCACGGACCCTCCTCCGTCATCCAGGCCATCGCCGACGGCCGCGCCGCGGCGGAAGCCATCGCGCGCAGGCACGGGATCGCCCTTCCCGCCGAACCCCAGCTGGCCAAGGGCATCCCCGCGGCCGCCGCCATGGACAAGAAGGCCCGCCAGCAGAAGCCCCAGACCGTCCCCGTGCTGCCGCTCACCGAACGCGAGGGCTTCGCGGAGGTCATCCACGCCTTCAGCGCCGAGGCCGCGGCCCTGGAAGCCAGCCGCTGCCTGGACTGCGACGACCTCTGCAGCCTGTGCGTCACGGTCTGCCCCAACCGCGCCAACCTGGCCTACGCCGTGGAGCCCTTCACGTTCCAGGTGCCCACCCTGGTGGTGCGCCAGGGCCGGCTCGTGGCCGAGGGCGCCCGGGAATTCCAGGTGGCCCAGGCCGTCCAGACCCTGAACATCGGCGACTTCTGCAACGAATGCGGAAACTGCGACACCTTCTGCCCCGCCAAGGGCGCCCCCTACCGCGACAAGCCCAAGTTCTGGATCGACGAGGAGGGTTTCCGCGAAGCCAAGGGGGACGCCTTCCGGCTGATCCCCGTGCAGGGCGGCGTGGGTCTCCGGGCCCGCCTGGGCGGCGAGGAGCACAGCCTGGACGTGCGGGACGGCGTGGCCGAGTACCGCACCGACCGGGTGGTTGCGAGGTTCCAGTCCCCCGCATGGGACCTGCTGGGATTCGAAGCCCGGGGAACCCTGCCCGAAGGGTCCCAGGTGGATCTCATGCCCTGCGCCACGCTGCTCGGATTGCTGTTCGCCCAGGCCGAACTGCCGGCCTGATGGAATTTTTTCACGGGACTGAAAATTTTTGTTGACGAGCGGGTCGCCTATTTTAAACTTACAGGCAAATCAACAGATCCTGCCCCCGCACCGTCGCCAGGAAGCCAGGGAGTCCCTCCACATCCCATCCGCCCGGAGGGGCGCGTCCACGGAGTTTGAGATGAGTCAAGAACAGGCGGTCCATCCCGTCGACGAGGTCCTGCCGCTGGGCAGGCTCTCGCTGCTCGGGATCCAGCACGTGCTGGTGATGTACGCCGGCGCGGTGGCCGTTCCCCTCATCGTGGGCGGCGCGCTGAGGCTTCCCAAGGAACAGCTGGCCATGCTCATCAACGCCGACCTCTTCGCCTGCGGCGTGGCCACCCTCATCCAGGCCCTGGGCGTGGGCCGCTTCGGGATCCGCATGCCCGTGATGATGGGCGTGACCTTCGCCGCCGTCAGCCCCATGGTGGTCATGGCCGGCAACCCCGCCATCGGCATCACCGGCATCTTCGGCGCGGTCATCGCCGCGGGCCTCTTCGGCATCCTCATCGCGCCGGTGGTGAGCTGGCTCCTGCCGCTGTTCCCGCCCGTGGTCACGGGCAGCATCATCTCGGTCATCGGCATCTCCCTCATGAAGATCGGGATCAACTGGGCCGCGGGCGGACCCCATCCGGGCATCCCGGGCTACGGTTCCCTGGGGAACCTGGCCATCGCGGGCACGGTGCTGGTGGCCATCCTCCTCATCATCCGGTTCGTGAAGGGCTTCTTCGCCAACATCGCCGTCCTCATGGGCATCATCCTGGGCATGGTCATCTCCATCGGCCTGCACCGGGTGAGCTTCGAGAACATCGGCGCCCAGCCCTGGTTCGCCGTCGTCCGGCCCTTCCAGTTCGGGTGGCCGACGTTCCAGTTCGGCGCCGTGCTCACCATGTGCCTTGTGATGGTCGTGGTGATGATCGAGTCCCTGGGCATGTTCCTGGCCCTCTCGGAGATCACCGGCAAGCCCGTGGACCAGAGGCAGCTTTCCGACGGCCTCCGGGTGGACGGCCTGGGCACCCTCATCGGCGGGCTCTTCAACACCTTCCCCTACACCTCCTTCTCGCAGAACGTGGGCCTGGTGGGCGTCACGGGGGTGCGCAGCCGCTACGTGTGCGTCATGGGCGGCGCCATCCTCCTGGCCCTGGGCCTGGTCCCCAGGCTGGCCTTCGTCGTGGCCTCGGTGCCCGTCTACGTCCTGGGCGGCGCGGGGATCGTGATGTTCGGCATGGTGGCGGCCACGGGCATCCGGATCCTGGGCGGCGTGGACTTCCAGCGGAACCGCAACAACCTCTACATCGTGGCCATCAGCATCGGCTTCGGCATGATCCCCCTGGTGGCGGACAAGTTCTTCCGGGAAATGCCCCGACCCCTCGAGCCCCTCCTCGGCAGCGGAATCCTATTGGCTTCCCTCGTCGCCGTGGCGCTCAATCTGTTCTTCAACCAGCTCAAGCACCGAGAGGAAGCGAGCGAGGAGTCCATCCAGGCCACGAAGGCAAGCGAAGCCTGAGCAGCGAAAAGAAGACTTTTGAGTCATCATTTCTTCAAGTTTCCCCCCCACCCAATTGGCCACGCTGTTTCAGCCCGGCCTATACAAAGGAGAACACGAATGAAGAAGCTCACTCTCGCCGCCCTGGGACTCGTGGCTCTCGCCGCCGTTCCCGTTTCCGCCGCCACCTGGAGCGATACGTTCCTCGGCTACCGCACCGGCCCCGCCTTCCGCGAACCCGGCTACGCGTCCGGAATCCAGAAGCAGATCCTCTCCCTCAACTACGTGGGCGGCAACACCCTCGGCAGCAATTTCTTCAACGTGGACATGCTGAAGTCCGACAGCAACGATCCCATCAACAACACGGCCCCCGCGCCGGCCAAGGGCGCCCAGGAAGTCTACGTCGCCTACCGCAACAACCTCAGCCTCAGCGCCGTCTTCGGCAAGAAGATGGAGGCCGGCATCATCCGCGACGTGGAATGGACCACCGGGTTCGACTACAACGCCAAGAACACCGAATTCGCCCCCTCCGTCTACAAGCTCATGACCGGCCCCACGCTCTCCTTCAAGGTCCCCGGCTTCCTCACCCTGGGCGTGCAGTACTACAAGGAATGGAACCACAACTCCTTCGGCGGCTTCAACGGCGGCAACAACAACGTGGTGTTCGACGCCACCTACCAGATCAACGCCGCCTGGGGCATCAACGCCCCCATCGGCCCCGTCGCCGGCAAGTTCAAGGGCTTCGCGGCCATCACCGGCGCCAAGGGCAAGGACGGCTCCACGGTCGACACCAAGATCGAAACCCTGATCGACGCCTATTGGATGGCCGACTTCAGCGGCCTGCTCGGCGCCAAGAAGGGCACCTGGCAGATCGGCCCCGGCGTCGAATTCTGGAACAACAAGTTCGGCGATCCCACCTTCGCCACCACCCAGGACGTCAACATCCCCCACGCCGTGGTCAACCCCCGCACCCTCACCGGGATGATCGCCCTGGAATACCACTTCTAGCCAGGACCCCACCCCCGCGCGGGGGTCCTCCCCCGCGCACCTTCTTCCAGGACTTCCGCCATGACCCCATTCAGCTACCGGTGCACGGACTGCGGCCGCACGTATTCCCGCGACGAGGTCCGCTACCTTTGTCCTGAGTGCGGGAAGTCCTACCGCCCCGGCATCCCCCTCACGGGGGTGCTGGAGGCGGTGTTCGACTACGACGCCATCGGCGCCGCCTTCGACCAGGCCCGCCCCGACTGGAACCTCTTCTGCCCCGTGGAGACCGCGTTCCATCCGCCCCTGCCCGTGGGCAACACCCCCATGGCCCGCGTGGACCGCCTCGCCGCGGAACTGGGCCTGGGCGAGCTGTGGGTCAAGAACGACGGCCTCAATCCCTCCGGCAGCCTCAAGGACCGCGCCTCCTTCCTGGTGGCCGCCGAGGCCCGGCGACTGGGCATCGACCTCATCGTCGCAGCCTCCACGGGCAATGCGGCCTCGGCCCTGGCCGCGGTGTGCGCCTCGGCCGGACTCAAGGCCCTCATCTTCGTCCCCGAGAAGGCCCCCAAGGCCAAGCTGGTCCAGATGGTCCTGTACGGGGCCACGGTCGTGCCCGTCAAGGGCACCTACGACGACGCCTTCCGCCTCTCCCTCGAATACACGGAGAAGCGCGGCGGCCTGAACCGGAACACCGCCTACCACCCCCTCACCATCGAGGGCAAGAAGACCGCGGGCCTGGAGATCTGGGCCCAGGCCGGCTTCCGGGTCCCCGACGCGATCTTCGTGTCCGTGGGCGACGGGGTCATCATCGGCGGGGTGCACAAGGCCTTCGTGGACCTCCGGCGGGCCGGGCTCATCGACCGCCTCCCACGCCTCATCGGCGTCCAGGCCGAATCCTCCGACGCCATCCACCGGTACGTGGAGACGGGCGTCTACGCCGACGCGGCCAACCCCACCACCCGGGCCGACTCCATTTCCGTGACCTGCCCCAGCAACGCCCACGGGGCGCGCCGGGCCGTCCAGGAAAGCGGCGGCCTCACCCTCACCGTCACCGACGACGAGATCCTCTCCGCCCAGGCCGCCCTGGCTGCCCGTACCGGCATCTTCACGGAACCCGCGGGCGCCACGGCCTACGCCGGGCTCGTGAAGCTCCAGGCCGGCGCAAAGGCCCTTCCATCCGGGGCCCGTGCGGTTATCCTTGCCACGGGCAACGGCCTCAAGGACGTGGAGGCCCCCCTCTCCCGAATCTCCATCCCCCCCGCCATCGAACCCCGGCTGGAGTCCCTCCCCCGATGAAGATCGCCATCCGCAACGGCCGCGTGGCCCAGGGCGACCGCCTCGTGAAGGCCGACGTCCTCGTGGAGGACGGCCTCATCCGGGCCGTGGGGCATGCCGGCCCCGCCGACCGGGACCTGGACGCCTCGGGCTGCTACGTGCTGCCCGGCTTCATGGACTTCCACACCCACGTGGACGACCACATCGGGCGCTTCTACCTGGCCGACAACTACGAGACCGCCACCCGGGAGGCCATGCTGAACGGCATCACCACCCTGTGCACCTTCGTGACCCAGGCCGAGGGCCAGACCCTGCGCCAGGCCATGGCGGCGGCCCGGGCCAAGGCCCTGGACACCTGCCACGGGGACGTCCTGTGGCACCTGACCCCCACCACCTTCGAGCCCGGCGATCTGCGCTTCCTGGAGGCCCTGCTGGAGGCCGGGTACCGCACCCTCAAGTTCTACACCACGTACCGGCCCGCGGGGCTCTACGTGAGCTACCAGAGCCTGGGGGACCTGTTCCAGCGGCTTTCGCCCCTGGGGGCGACGTTCATGGTGCACTGCGAGGACGACGACATCATCGCCCACGTGGAGCCCGGGGCCCTGGATCTCTCCAAGGCGGTCTCCCACACGCGGCTGCGCTCGGAGGAGGCCGAAGTGGAGGCCATCCGCCGGGTGACGGAGCTCGCCCTGGCCAAGGGGGCCTCCCTGCACGTGGTGCACGTTTCCACCCTCGAGGGCGCCCGGGCCATCGTCGCCGCCAAGGCGGAAGGGGACGTCTCCATGGAGACCTGCCCCCAGTACCTCTACCTGGACGAGACCTTCCTGCAGCGCCCCGACGGCCACCACTGGCTCTGCTCGCCCCCGCTGCGCGGGCACCGGGAGGCCTTCCGCGCCCTGGCCCGGGAGGGGGCCTTCGATATGGTGGCCACGGACCACTGCGCCTTCCGGCCCGAGGACAAGGACAGCTGGAACGGCCAGGACCTGCGCCAGGTGCCCAACGGCATGCCCGGCCTGGGCGCCCTGCCCCACGTGACCTGGAAGATCTGGGAGGACGATCCCGACCGCTCCGCCCTGGGCCTGGCCACCCACCTCGCCCTCAACCCCGCCCTGCGGGCGGGGGTCGCCGACCGCAAGGGGGCCATCCTGCCCGGCCTGGACGCCGACATCGTGGTCCTGGACCCCCACGGCCCCGAGCGTCCCGTGCGCTCCACCGGGGTGCCCACCTTCGAACCCTTCCCCGGCTTCACCACGAAGCTGCATTTCCGCTCAGTGCTGCTCCGGGGCGTTCCCCGGGTCCAGGATGGGCGGCTGCTGGAACCGGACCGCCCCATGGGGGTCCCCCTCCAGCCCGATCCCGAAACCCTTCCCTTCACCTGATTCCTCAAGGAGGACCCCATGACCGCGACCCCCACCATCACCGAGAACCTGCGCGCCTTCCAGGGCCTGAAGACCGATCTGTTCCACAAGGATTTCCTCCTCACCTGGGAGCATCCCGAAGAGGAGATCCGGGCCATCGTCACCCTGGCCGACACCCTCAAGCAGCTGCACAAGGCCGGCCACTCCTTCCGCTCCTTCGACACCGGCCTGGCCATCTCCATCTTCCGCGACAATTCGACCCGCACCCGCTTCAGCTTCGCCAGCGCCGCCAACGCCATGGGCCTGGGCCTGTCGGACCTGGACGAGCAGAAGAGCCAGGTCGCCCACGGCGAGACCGTGCGCGAGACGGCCAACATGATCAGCTTCCTCACCGAGGTCATCGGCATCCGGGACGACATGTTCCTGGGCGAGGGCCACACCTACATGAAGGAGGTGGGCGACGCCCTCACGGACGGCACCCAGCGGGGCGTGCTCCACCGCCGTCCCAGCATCGTCAACCTCCAGTGCGACATCGACCACCCCACCCAGTCCCTGGCCGACCTGGCCTGGCTGCGCCAGCACTTCGGCAGCCTCGAGAACCTCAAGGGCAAGAAGATCGCCATGACCTGGGCCTACTCCCCCAGCTACGGCAAGCCCCTCTCCGTGCCCCAGGGCATCATCGGCCTCATGTCCCGCTTCGGCATGGACGTGCGCCTGGCCCACCCCGAAGGCTACGGCCTCATCTCCGACGTGGTGGACCTCGCCGGCAAGCAGGCCGCCAAGAGCGGCGGGAAGTTCACCGTCACCAACAGCATGGAAGAGGCCTTCGCCGGCGCCGATATCGTATACCCCAAGAGCTGGGCCCCCTATCAGGTCATGGAGCGCCGCACCGAGATGCTCAAGGTCTCCGACAAGGAGGGCCTGCGCGAGCTGGAGAAGGAGTGCCTGGCCAACAACGCCAAGCACGCCAACTGGGAATGCACCCGCAGGATGATGGACCTCACCGCGGACAAGAAGGCCCTGTACATGCACTGCCTGCCCGCGGACATCACCGACGTGAGCTGCAAGGCCGGCGAGGTTTCCGCCGAGGTCTTCGAGCAGTACCGCATTCCCACCTACCAGGAAGCTGCCTACAAGCCCTTCATCATCAGCGCCCTCATGTTCCTCACGCGCCTGAAGGATCCCGGAGCCAAGCTCGAGCAGATCGTCAACCGCGCCCAGGCCCTTCACCTGTAGGTCCCAGAGGAGATACCCATGTCAAGGATCGTCAAGACCTACAACGAAGAAGTGGTTAAGCGCACCGCCAAGCGGTGCAAGGACCGGGGCATCGTCATCCCGACCTTCCACCAGATGCGCCACCCCGAAACCGCCCCCGACGCCGTCAAGGCCCGCCTGAAGAACGTGGGCCTGTGGGACGTGGACCCCGCCAACCTCTTCCGCATCACCTGGAAGAACGACCCCGCGACGGGCCTTTTCGGCGGCCCCAACCACCTGGAGATCCCCCGGGAGATCACCGGCGTCAAGGCCCGCATCATCGGCCTCGTGGGCAAGTACTTCCCCACCGGCGCCCACAAGGTGGGCGCGGCCTTCGCCTGCCTCGTGCCCCGCCTCGTGAGCGGCGAGTTCGACCCCGACACCCACAAGGCCGTGTGGCCCTCCACGGGCAACTACTGCCGCGGCGGCGCCTTCGATTCCGCCGTGCTGGGCTGCACCGCCATCGCCATCCTGCCCGAGAACATGAGCCAGGAGCGCTTCACCTGGCTGGCCCAGATCGGCTCCGAAGTGATCGCGACCCCCGGCTGCGAAAGCAACGTCAAGGAGATCTACGACAAGTGCTGGGAGCTGAAGAACGATCCCAAGCACGTGATCTTCAACCAGTTCGAGGAGTTCGGCAATCCCGTGTGGCACTACAACGTCACGGGCCCGGCCATCGAGGACGTCTTCAACGCCATCAAGACCCCCAGCACCCGCCTCGCCGCCTACGCCAGCGCCACCGGCAGCGCCGGCACCATCGCCGCCGGCGACTACCTCAAGGCCCACCACCCCGGCGCCAAGGTGATCGCCACCGAGGCCTGGCAGTGCCCCACCCTGCTCATGAACGGCTTCGGCGACCACCGCATCGAAGGCATCGGCGACAAGCACGTTCCCTGGGTCCACAATGTCCGCAACACCGACGCCGTCGCCGCCATCGACGACGAGGACTGCATGCGCATCCTGCGGCTCTTCAACGAGCC is a genomic window containing:
- the ygfK gene encoding putative selenate reductase subunit YgfK, which gives rise to MEKAFRPAPLELMANWIFRDLDSRETVLGIPKANIQIPGPRLATEMFGHTVAAPLGVAAGPHTQLTQNIVASWLCGARFIELKTVQILDELTVSRPCIDSADETYNCEWSQELKLEQSFDEYLNAWVLIHALAHRLGLKDPGTHFNMSVGYNLEGIRTDRVQGFIAHMRDASDALPAAVEKVARVYPAVRDLAIPSRLSNHITLSTMHGCPPAEIERIATYLIRDLGVDTWVKLNPTLLGPERLRGILNDTLGFDIEVPDEAFGHDPKFADAMAMVRNLAAVAQGRPNQFGLKLSNTLEVVNHRPVFPANEKMMYMSGRSLHPLTLTLADLVTEELDGKVPISFCGGADANNFPDLVADGMYPVTVCTDLLKPGGYARLQQYLVNLEDAMTSTGAADLPGFVKAVSGGHGARFNLARHAIRAVGDDTYTRRARPLVFKGDRALGSFDCIAAPCAEACPTHQNIPDYMWLVAHGRPGEAMDVILRTNPQPGITGSVCDHKCTERCVRNFYDSPLAIREIKRFAFENAAPAAPEAGPARGVKVAIVGAGPAGLSAGYFLARLGFQAEIFEARQEMGGMVSGVIPGYRLTKETLEADLDRLRALGVKFHFGQALGRDISLEGLRKDFPFVFLGVGAQKGKRLGIPGENAPGVMDALEFLDKVRSGAPMDLGSRVLVIGGGNSAMDAARSARRLVKDGEVTLVYRRTRAQMPADPAEVEDCIEEGIGLRDLVAPDSVEITGGKVTGLVCGKMKLGERDASGRPRPVPIEGAFETLPATTIIPAISQEPVLDFLEGLAVRRRKDGTLEVDATTRETSLEGLFAGGDAVHGPSSVIQAIADGRAAAEAIARRHGIALPAEPQLAKGIPAAAAMDKKARQQKPQTVPVLPLTEREGFAEVIHAFSAEAAALEASRCLDCDDLCSLCVTVCPNRANLAYAVEPFTFQVPTLVVRQGRLVAEGAREFQVAQAVQTLNIGDFCNECGNCDTFCPAKGAPYRDKPKFWIDEEGFREAKGDAFRLIPVQGGVGLRARLGGEEHSLDVRDGVAEYRTDRVVARFQSPAWDLLGFEARGTLPEGSQVDLMPCATLLGLLFAQAELPA
- a CDS encoding nucleobase:cation symporter-2 family protein; translation: MSQEQAVHPVDEVLPLGRLSLLGIQHVLVMYAGAVAVPLIVGGALRLPKEQLAMLINADLFACGVATLIQALGVGRFGIRMPVMMGVTFAAVSPMVVMAGNPAIGITGIFGAVIAAGLFGILIAPVVSWLLPLFPPVVTGSIISVIGISLMKIGINWAAGGPHPGIPGYGSLGNLAIAGTVLVAILLIIRFVKGFFANIAVLMGIILGMVISIGLHRVSFENIGAQPWFAVVRPFQFGWPTFQFGAVLTMCLVMVVVMIESLGMFLALSEITGKPVDQRQLSDGLRVDGLGTLIGGLFNTFPYTSFSQNVGLVGVTGVRSRYVCVMGGAILLALGLVPRLAFVVASVPVYVLGGAGIVMFGMVAATGIRILGGVDFQRNRNNLYIVAISIGFGMIPLVADKFFREMPRPLEPLLGSGILLASLVAVALNLFFNQLKHREEASEESIQATKASEA
- the thrC gene encoding threonine synthase; protein product: MTPFSYRCTDCGRTYSRDEVRYLCPECGKSYRPGIPLTGVLEAVFDYDAIGAAFDQARPDWNLFCPVETAFHPPLPVGNTPMARVDRLAAELGLGELWVKNDGLNPSGSLKDRASFLVAAEARRLGIDLIVAASTGNAASALAAVCASAGLKALIFVPEKAPKAKLVQMVLYGATVVPVKGTYDDAFRLSLEYTEKRGGLNRNTAYHPLTIEGKKTAGLEIWAQAGFRVPDAIFVSVGDGVIIGGVHKAFVDLRRAGLIDRLPRLIGVQAESSDAIHRYVETGVYADAANPTTRADSISVTCPSNAHGARRAVQESGGLTLTVTDDEILSAQAALAARTGIFTEPAGATAYAGLVKLQAGAKALPSGARAVILATGNGLKDVEAPLSRISIPPAIEPRLESLPR
- a CDS encoding amidohydrolase family protein; protein product: MKIAIRNGRVAQGDRLVKADVLVEDGLIRAVGHAGPADRDLDASGCYVLPGFMDFHTHVDDHIGRFYLADNYETATREAMLNGITTLCTFVTQAEGQTLRQAMAAARAKALDTCHGDVLWHLTPTTFEPGDLRFLEALLEAGYRTLKFYTTYRPAGLYVSYQSLGDLFQRLSPLGATFMVHCEDDDIIAHVEPGALDLSKAVSHTRLRSEEAEVEAIRRVTELALAKGASLHVVHVSTLEGARAIVAAKAEGDVSMETCPQYLYLDETFLQRPDGHHWLCSPPLRGHREAFRALAREGAFDMVATDHCAFRPEDKDSWNGQDLRQVPNGMPGLGALPHVTWKIWEDDPDRSALGLATHLALNPALRAGVADRKGAILPGLDADIVVLDPHGPERPVRSTGVPTFEPFPGFTTKLHFRSVLLRGVPRVQDGRLLEPDRPMGVPLQPDPETLPFT
- the ygeW gene encoding knotted carbamoyltransferase YgeW, whose amino-acid sequence is MTATPTITENLRAFQGLKTDLFHKDFLLTWEHPEEEIRAIVTLADTLKQLHKAGHSFRSFDTGLAISIFRDNSTRTRFSFASAANAMGLGLSDLDEQKSQVAHGETVRETANMISFLTEVIGIRDDMFLGEGHTYMKEVGDALTDGTQRGVLHRRPSIVNLQCDIDHPTQSLADLAWLRQHFGSLENLKGKKIAMTWAYSPSYGKPLSVPQGIIGLMSRFGMDVRLAHPEGYGLISDVVDLAGKQAAKSGGKFTVTNSMEEAFAGADIVYPKSWAPYQVMERRTEMLKVSDKEGLRELEKECLANNAKHANWECTRRMMDLTADKKALYMHCLPADITDVSCKAGEVSAEVFEQYRIPTYQEAAYKPFIISALMFLTRLKDPGAKLEQIVNRAQALHL
- a CDS encoding pyridoxal-phosphate dependent enzyme; this translates as MSRIVKTYNEEVVKRTAKRCKDRGIVIPTFHQMRHPETAPDAVKARLKNVGLWDVDPANLFRITWKNDPATGLFGGPNHLEIPREITGVKARIIGLVGKYFPTGAHKVGAAFACLVPRLVSGEFDPDTHKAVWPSTGNYCRGGAFDSAVLGCTAIAILPENMSQERFTWLAQIGSEVIATPGCESNVKEIYDKCWELKNDPKHVIFNQFEEFGNPVWHYNVTGPAIEDVFNAIKTPSTRLAAYASATGSAGTIAAGDYLKAHHPGAKVIATEAWQCPTLLMNGFGDHRIEGIGDKHVPWVHNVRNTDAVAAIDDEDCMRILRLFNEPEGQKHLAGLGISQDVIQKLGLLGISGICNLLAAIKAAKYWELDENDVVFTIFTDSVEMYRSRLDEQTAEHGAFTAVDAATTRVGSLERQGVDHFKELTYPEKKAIHNLKYYTWVEQQGKTYEEICAQWDPEYWRQLFTEEAAAFDKLIEKFNQEVARS